The following are from one region of the Sorghum bicolor cultivar BTx623 chromosome 2, Sorghum_bicolor_NCBIv3, whole genome shotgun sequence genome:
- the LOC8058987 gene encoding uncharacterized protein LOC8058987 — protein MRMCKAPELLKKAATVFKSKTDTLRTKLFILASLRRKMATVRTISRRIHALVSSDRENQARLEYGDKTLVLHKVAAGIQEPASNTDHDQQDGMIDLSEVAMFVEDDYDDYPDWTHSLFNDEYCNDDDDEEEGHCDDHGTLDALDEPSVMDIIRSNREVEGLEFNLDDEIDQACDMFIKRFRKRMNRSF, from the coding sequence ATGAGGATGTGCAAGGCCCCCGAGCTGCTGAAGAAGGCGGCGACTGTGTTCAAGAGCAAGACTGACACCCTAAGAACAAAGCTCTTCATCCTAGCCTCGCTCCGCCGCAAGATGGCAACTGTCCGGACAATCTCTCGCAGGATACATGCGCTGGTGTCATCAGACCGGGAGAATCAGGCCAGGTTGGAGTATGGCGACAAGACGCTTGTCTTGCACAAGGTGGCTGCTGGCATCCAGGAGCCAGCTAGTAATACTGATCATGATCAACAAGATGGTATGATTGATCTCTCTGAGGTGGCCATGTTTGTAGAAGATGATTATGATGACTACCCTGACTGGACACACTCATTGTTCAATGACGAATATTGTaacgatgacgatgatgaagaagaaggccaCTGTGATGATCACGGTACTCTTGATGCGCTCGACGAACCCTCCGTCATGGATATCATCAGGAGCAACCGGGAGGTGGAAGGTTTGGAGTTCAACCTGGATGATGAGATTGACCAGGCTTGTGACATGTTCATAAAGAGGTTTCGGAAGAGGATGAACAGGAGCTTCTAG
- the LOC8058985 gene encoding uncharacterized protein LOC8058985, with protein MRISKSAPDLLKKAVTSVKSKTDALRTKLIILASLRRRLAMVRAISRQIHGLVPSNSQDKQARVEHCSKALTMRKAMVRSKEPAAGGDHGVRAHPVFEVAMFEEDYHGYPDWTNSLFDDDHCYKNEEDDDHDDLDILDALDEPSVVEIVRSKREVEGLEFNMDDDIDEACDMFIRRFRSRMNRSFSDFCISE; from the coding sequence ATGAGGATCAGCAAGAGCGCCCCCGACCTCCTGAAGAAGGCGGTCACATCCGTCAAGAGCAAGACTGATGCTCTAAGAACAAAGCTCATCATTCTTGCCTCTCTGCGCCGAAGGTTGGCGATGGTCCGTGCGATCTCTCGCCAGATCCATGGGCTCGTCCCGTCGAACAGCCAGGACAAGCAGGCTAGGGTGGAGCACTGCAGCAAGGCTCTGACGATGCGCAAGGCGATGGTGAGGAGCAAGGAGCCAGCTGCTGGTGGTGATCATGGTGTTAGGGCTCATCCTGTGTTTGAGGTGGCCATGTTCGAGGAAGATTATCATGGCTACCCTGACTGGACCAATTCCCTCTTCGATGATGATCATTGTTACAAGAATGAGGAGGACGATGACCATGATGATCTTGACATTCTTGATGCACTTGATGAGCCATCCGTCGTTGAGATCGTAAGGAGCAAGCGGGAGGTTGAAGGTCTGGAGTTCAACATGGACGATGACATCGATGAGGCTTGTGACATGTTCATTAGGAGGTTCCGAAGCCGGATGAACCGGAGCTTTAGTGATTTTTGTATTAGCGAATAG